The Castanea sativa cultivar Marrone di Chiusa Pesio chromosome 11, ASM4071231v1 genome contains a region encoding:
- the LOC142616882 gene encoding protein neprosin-like, protein MALCLFFLAPMSSVGIRNTNIASSKKQKLEVRQQLKSLNKPALKTIKSPNGDIIDCVDIYNQPAFDHHLLKNHSIKMRPSSHPEGLSFDESNNVSSNSKSEITQPWHLSGSCPEGTIPIRRTNEKDLLKANYGRKKHNTVPNVIDTPSLHEYATHREEGERYYGMNAEINVWNPQVQEQAEFSMVQFWVEGVDNNGVFLDSIEAGKQVYYDLYKDFETRLFTYWTSDGYQNTGCYNMVCPGFVQINTRLALGASFIPYSEYGGVQKSINYFVYKDNVDGNWWLHLNNMYLIGYWPSALFSVLSNSASSVTWGGEVANLNIGGQHTTTQVGSGHFAEEGPSRASYFQNLKVMDAEQFLRGPRDNHRIVTYPDCYNFLKGDDFFYYGGPGRSLLCP, encoded by the exons ATGGCCTTGTGCTTGTTCTTTCTTGCACCAATGTCTTCAGTTGGAATTAGGAACACTAACATCGCCTCTAGTAAGAAACAAAAACTGGAGGTTCGACAGCAATTGAAGAGCCTTAACAAGCCTGCTCTTAAAACCATCAAG AGCCCAAACGGAGATATAATTGATTGTGTAGATATCTACAACCAACCAGCTTTTGAtcatcatttgttaaaaaatcaCTCAATTAAG ATGAGACCCAGTTCTCATCCAGAAGGGCTTTCATTCGATGAGAGCAACAACGTCTCTTCAAACTCCAAGTCTGAAATTACTCAACCATGGCACTTGAGTGGAAGCTGCCCAGAAGGAACCATTCCCATAAGAAGAACTAATGAAAAAGATTTATTAAAGGCAAATTATGGTAGGAAAAAACACAATACCGTCCCTAATGTTATTGATACACCAAGTCTCCATGAG TATGCAACGCATAGAGAGGAAGGAGAAAGGTATTATGGGATGAATGCAGAAATAAACGTGTGGAATCCCCAAGTCCAGGAACAAGCAGAGTTCAGCATGGTGCAATTCTGGGTGGAAGGTGTTGATAATAATGGTGTATTCCTTGATTCAATCGAAGCTGGT AAACAGGTCTACTATGATCTATATAAAGATTTCGAGACTAGACTCTTCACGTATTGGACT AGTGATGGATATCAAAACACAGGCTGCTACAATATGGTGTGCCCTGGCTTTGTTCAAATCAACACCCGGTTGGCGCTTGGGGCAAGCTTCATACCTTATTCCGAATATGGTGGTGTCCAAAAGTCAATCAACTACTTTGTCTATAAG GACAATGTAGATGGAAATTGGTGGCTGCATCTAAATAATATGTATCTAATAGGATATTGGCCATCCGCCCTATTCTCGGTCCTGTCTAATAGCGCTTCATCGGTTACATGGGGAGGAGAGGTGGCAAACTTAAACATTGGTGGGCAGCACACCACAACACAAGTGGGTAGTGGCCATTTCGCTGAAGAAGGGCCCAGCAGGGCTAGTTACTTCCAAAATCTCAAAGTTATGGATGCTGAACAATTTCTCAGGGGACCCAGGGACAATCATAGAATTGTTACGTATCCCGATTGCTATAATTTCTTAAAAGGGGATGACTTCTTTTATTATGGTGGTCCGGGTAGAAGCCTTCTTTGTCCATGa